In the genome of Photobacterium sp. TY1-4, one region contains:
- a CDS encoding HDOD domain-containing protein has translation MVESIFSEKRYTKEAQAAASEISQQVQQRHARWMVSQQYLVNQDDVDHLLSRETEFCETIILYEEERVTNNQRLLLSCETDKVLERRAESVVRQERYKRLVELVQHAASKVMETRFQQTDITRLLSVHEGFGDFASFAYSPTLNFQKLGSLAILYHSLGVNLLDLVNEPKFCRQMGKAPRKISDPKTAIGFLGIDNCRMLYPILMAKPLLKWADKNTKLMAPKMWQHSIMLANATRMRLSDVNYREPDEGIFLGIVRSIGQFTICNHFTNCFDIALERVMMELREQERREDYFACAEITHSMEFLPEVLAKWEKKLTQKIIDYIEWTPRTLHLKNALEEDINDVPIYERGLHGAALGQGRVFTIYDMMSKSKAFSHDHAPYWFANMQMDGRILKSISSRNPGKFTLSIIG, from the coding sequence GTGGTAGAGTCGATTTTTTCTGAGAAGCGCTACACCAAAGAAGCGCAAGCTGCCGCATCAGAAATAAGTCAACAGGTACAGCAACGCCATGCCAGATGGATGGTGAGCCAACAGTATTTGGTCAACCAAGATGATGTTGATCACCTTTTAAGCCGGGAAACCGAGTTCTGCGAAACCATCATTCTGTATGAAGAAGAGCGGGTGACAAACAATCAACGTCTGTTACTCAGCTGTGAAACCGATAAAGTGCTTGAGCGACGCGCAGAGAGCGTGGTCCGACAAGAACGCTACAAACGTCTGGTCGAGCTGGTGCAACATGCCGCCAGTAAAGTCATGGAAACCCGATTCCAGCAGACGGATATTACCCGCCTGCTCAGTGTCCATGAAGGGTTCGGTGATTTCGCATCTTTTGCCTATTCCCCGACCCTGAATTTCCAGAAGCTGGGCTCGTTGGCGATCCTGTACCACTCCCTCGGGGTGAATCTCCTGGATTTGGTCAACGAACCGAAGTTCTGTCGACAAATGGGCAAAGCACCACGGAAAATTTCAGATCCGAAAACAGCCATTGGGTTTCTGGGCATCGACAACTGCCGGATGTTATATCCGATCCTGATGGCCAAACCCCTGCTGAAATGGGCTGACAAGAACACCAAGCTGATGGCGCCGAAGATGTGGCAACACAGCATCATGCTGGCAAATGCAACCCGCATGCGATTGAGCGATGTGAACTACCGGGAGCCGGACGAAGGTATCTTCCTCGGAATTGTCCGTAGCATTGGCCAGTTTACGATTTGTAACCATTTCACCAACTGTTTCGATATTGCCCTGGAGAGGGTCATGATGGAGCTGCGGGAGCAAGAGCGCCGGGAAGATTACTTTGCCTGTGCTGAAATTACCCATTCAATGGAGTTCCTGCCCGAAGTGCTGGCGAAGTGGGAAAAGAAACTGACCCAGAAGATTATCGATTATATTGAGTGGACGCCACGCACCCTGCACCTCAAGAATGCGCTGGAAGAAGACATCAATGATGTGCCGATTTACGAGCGGGGGCTGCACGGCGCTGCGCTGGGCCAGGGCCGGGTCTTTACGATTTATGACATGATGAGCAAAAGTAAAGCCTTCAGCCATGACCACGCGCCCTACTGGTTTGCCAATATGCAGATGGACGGTAGAATTCTCAAATCAATCAGCAGCCGTAACCCGGGCAAATTTACGCTGTCAATCATCGGCTAA